The Breoghania sp. L-A4 sequence CATGAAGAACTTCGAATCAACGCCGATCCAGAAGCCGTTGCCCGCGCCAAACGAGATCATGAAACCGACGCAGGCGAAGGCGAGCACCGAGAAGGTGAAGTCCAGCATGTTCTTCTGGGCGACGTTGACGGAGTTCTTGGATCGCACCATGCCGGCTTCGAGCAGCATGAAGCCGACCTGCATCAGCAACACCAGCGCCGCGGCAATCAGGATCCAGACGTAGTCGAGCCGCTGTTGCGCGACCTTCAATGCGTCATGGATCTCCGCCAGTCCAACGTCCGACGGATCGGAGGCAACAGCCGGTGCGACGGCAACAAGGCCGATCGAAAAACTCAACGCTGCAACAGCAGCAAGGTGACGCCAACATGCGCTCATCAGGATCCCCGCATACCTGATCTGTTCTGAATTTGATGGTGTCAGTTTTCGGGAGGTACCGTTAAAATTGAAATAATTTTCAGAATAGTCGACTCAAGAATATGAAGAAACGCCCGGGATACAGCGAGGAAATTATTGACGACTTATTAAGTCGAGTAAAATTGCCTCGCAAACGCGCTCATTGCTTAAAAAGCAATCAAATCACGGTTCATGTAAAAAATCAGCACTCACGGCTCACGCGATCGAGGAAAACTGATCAAAGCCAACGACCAACGTTCCGAACGCAGCGCTTTCGGGTTGCAATCGACATGACATCGTTTCTGCATTGATGCTTTGACATCTGACGTGCCGAGGCATGCCAATGCCGGCAACCACGCCCACGGACAAAGCACCCGTCAGGCGAGACACTGAAACCCGCTTGCGACAGATGACGGAATGACACGTTGACCGCCTGACAAACCCACGGGCATTATTGACAAAACTGACATCACCGCATCAGGTGACGCCACGCGTCCCGTAATTGCTCCATTTCCCTCCAAAAGAAGTGTTTGATGATGAAACAAGGTTTCGCGGTGTGCATGTTCATGACGCTTCTCGCAGGATGCGCATCCGCACTTTATCCTGATGGTCCCGGTTCGGTTGATGTGAACCACGTCAACGTCCGGGACGTTTACATCGTCAAATTTTTCAGCGGCGAGAACATTTTGTACCCAGAAGAATTTTGCCCTGTTTCGTCCGAAGGCGTGTTCGACTCCTGCCCCGCGTCGAAAAGCATCAAGTTCGATATCGTGCCGCCTGCAACAGTCTCCGATGCCATCACGGCACAAAGCACCCTGGCGGTTTCAGGCACACAGGACATGCGCCTGATCTTCAAACGAAGCGAAGCCCGAGATGACAATATCTACGCATACTCCCATGGCCTGCGAAATATCGGGAACCTCAACAAGACCATTTTCCGTGCAGGTGACTACACCTACATAACTCGTTTCAAACCGGGCTACGTGGTCGTACTTCCGCCAACCTCTGACGAAGAATTATGGATAGAACGAGCAAGGGAAACGTTGTCTGGCGCGCTTGGAAACTCCGTAAATCAGTTCACATTCGTCGCCGCGAAACGGACCGGGACCATCTGCAACGACCATCCGAGCCGAAGGTTGCAGGTTGGCGCCGCGTCCATCAAAGAATTCACCTGCACTTTGAACAATCCTGACGACATGAAGGCGCTGGACGAGACTACCAGCGGCGGCACCTGAACCCCCGAGTCGGACAGTATAGAACGAGACGGCGGAACCAGCATTGTGGCTGCCTCCGGCCGTAGCCGACCATATGCCGCATAGAAGCGGTCGGCGCCAATTGTGATCACGGGCGTTTCCTGCTAGATGCGGGCGCAAATCCTCCCACCGCATAAAGGCCGCGCCATGATCCCGCGCTATTCCCGCTCCGAGATGACCGACATCTGGTCCCCGGAATCGAAATTCCGTATCTGGTTCGAGATCGAGGCGCATGCCTGCGACGCGCTCGCGGAACTCGGCGTCATCCCCAAGGAAGCGGCGAAGACGATCTGGGAAAAGGGCGGTGCGGCCACCTTCGACATCGACCGCATCGACGCGATCGAGCGCGAGACCAGGCACGACGTCATCGCCTTCCTGACCCATCTGGCGGAAATCGTCGGCCCCGACGCGCGCTTCGTGCACCAGGGCATGACCTCGTCGGACGTGCTGGACACCTGCCTCAACGTGCAACTGGTCAAGGCCGCCGACCTGCTGCTGGCCGACATGGACGCGCTGCTGGCCGCCATCAAGCGCCGGGCGTTCGAGCACAAGGACACGGTGACCATCGGCCGCTCGCACGGCATCCACGCCGAGCCGGTGACCTTCGGCCTGAAGCTGGCCCAGGCCTATGCCGAGTTCGAGCGCAACCGCGCCCGTCTGGTGGCTGCGCGCGCGGAAGTCGCCACCTGCGCGATCTCCGGCGCCGTCGGCACCTTCGCCAACATCGACCCCCGCGTCGAGGAGCATGTCGCAAAGGCCATGGGCCTGACGGCGGAGCCCGTCTCCACGCAGGTTATCCCGCGCGACCGCCACGCCATGTTCTTCGCAACGCTGGCCGTCGTGGCGTCTTCGGTGGAGCGCCTGGCGACCGAAGTCCGGCACCTGCAGCGCACGGAAGTGCTCGAAGCGGAGGAATATTTCGCGCCGGGCCAGAAGGGTTCCTCCGCAATGCCGCACAAGCGCAACCCGGTGCTGACGGAAAACCTCACCGGGCTGGCGCGCATGGTCCGCTCCTTCGCCCTGCCCGCCATGGAGAACGTGGCGCTGTGGCACGAGCGCGATATCTCCCATTCCTCCGTCGAGCGGATGATCGGGCCGGACGCGACCGTGACGCTCGACTTCGCTCTGGTGCGGCTGACCGGCGTCATCGACAAGCTGCTGGTCTATCCCGAGCGCATGCTGGGCAACATGAACCGCCTCGGCGGACTGGTGCATTCCCAACGCATCCTGCTGGCGCTGACCCAGGCAGGCGCGCAGCGCGAGGACGCCTATCGCCTCGTGCAGCGCAACGCCATGAAGGTCTGGGACAGCTACCAGGTTGCCGGCTCCGCCTCGGTCGACTTCCTAGAGCAGCTTCTGGCCGATGCCGACGTGCGCAAGTACCTCTCCGAGGAACAGATCCGCGAGCGCTTCGACCTTGGCTATCACACCAAGAACGTCGACGTGATCTTCAAGCGGGTTTTTGGCGAAAGTTGAGCGGATGAAACTGGCGGTCGTCGCGGATATCCATGGCAATGTGCTGGCGCTTGAGGCGGTCCTCGCCGACCTCAAGCGCGAGGCACCCGATGCCGTGGTCAATCTCGGCGACTGCGTCTCGGGTCCGTTGTGGCCGGAGCAAACCGCCGCGATCCTTCGCGAGACGAACTGGCCAACCGTGCGGGGCAATCACGACCGAGTCGTCGCGGCGGGCACCATCCCGCCCAGCAACCGCACGGACAGCTTCACAATCGAGCGCCTGTCTGCGGAAAGCCGCTCATGGCTTCAGGATCTGCCGCCGGTCATCCGTTGGACGCAGGACATGCTTCTGTGCCACGGCACCCCTGACGATGATCTGACCTATCTGTGCGAGACGATTTCCGGCGACGGCATGCAGCTTGCCGAAGAGGCCGCCATCGAGGAGCGGCTCGGCACCGAGCGCGCGCCGATCGTCTGTTGCGGACACACCCACATTGCGCGCCTGATCACCCTGTCCGCCACAGACCAGACCATCCTCAATCCCGGAAGCATTGGATTGCCGGGCTACAGCGATGGCACGCCCAGCGCGCACAAGGCGGAAGCCGGCAGCCCGCACGCTCGCTACGCGACGATGGAACGGCGGAGGGACGGTTGGCGGATCGACCTGAAGACTGTCCAATACGATTGGGACAAGGCCGCTGCGGAAGCCTCCAGGAACGGCCGCCCGGATTGGGCGCGCCCGTTGCGAACGGGATTTTACGGCCCGCTTTAAACCGCAATCAGCATCCAACGCAAAAGACACGTCGATCATGAAAATAGCCCACTCCGAAATTCTGATCGTTCCGGGCCTCGGCAATTCCGGACCCGACCACTGGCAGACGCGCTGGGAGACGAAACTGTCGACCGCGAAGCGCGTGGAGATGGGAAACTGGGACCGGCCGCACCGCGAACAGTGGACCGAAAGACTGGTGACCGCCGTCAATGCGGCGCAGCGGCCGGTGGTGCTCGTCGGGCATTCGCTCGGCGTGGTCACGATCGCCCATGCGGCCCCGAAATTCGACCGTGGCAAGGTGGCCGGCGCCTATTGCGTGGCCCTGCCCGACATCGAGGACGCCAGCCGCGTTCCCGCGCCAACGCCCGGCTTCGGCCCGATCCCGCGCGAAAAACTGCCCTTCGCGTGCACGCTGGTGGCCAGCCAGACCGATCCCTATTGCCCGTATCCCAAGGCGGAACGGATTGCCGCGGAGTGGGGCGCCCATTTCGAGAGTGCGGGCGACTGCGGCCATATCAACGCCGACAGCGGCCAAGGCCCCTGGCCCGAAGGCCTGTTGTCGTTTGCGAAGTTCATGACGCGGCTGGGATAGGCGGCGCACCGGACCGACCGCGAACATCAGGACGCCTTGCCAAGATCCTCGAGCAGATGTTCGATTGGAGACTTGCCGTTGGTCCGATAGGGTTTGACGAACGGAAGGCAACTCGGCACATAGGGCTTCACCGCCTGGTCCGGCAGGGGCTTCACCGATCCTTGCGATGCCGCCAGGCCGAAGGCGTCTCCCTGGACGCTGTCGACATCGAAGTACTGGGCCTTTTTGAAGGGACCGCATTCGAAGCCGGCACCTTCGTGCCCCGTCTGCGGATTATGGGTATTCTTCCCATAGGCAAAACAGGCTTCTGTGGATTTCTCCTGACGCTCGACCTTCCAGCGCCCATGCAAGATGCGCTCGTTTCCCGGATACCAGAGATGGGCCGTGCCGTCCGCAGCGGTATATTCGATTTGCGTGCCGTGTCGATTGAAGTCGTAGGACACAATGGTTCGATCAGCCATGTAGGCTTCCGCATCGGCCGATTTGATCTGCGACACCCCTAAGAACCGGTCGGAGCCCGAATAGGCGAGAGCGGTTTCTTCCGCGCTGCGATCGGTGCAATCAAGCATGTCTTGGGTGTTGTTTCTTGCGGCCTGCGCGAGCTTGTCGAACATAACCCTGTCTTTCTCGCGCATGTGCGTCGCACAAGATGCAAGCAAGACGCCACCGACCAGCGCCGCGAGAACAGCGCCGCCCGATTTAATTGAGTTCATATTCCCCGCCCCCAAATACCCAATGCAACGCGTGCCTGCCTGTGCAGTCCAATAGAAACTAGACGCAGCGGCAAACTATGTACAAGAGCGCCGGGAGAGAAAGACGGAGAACCAAGGGCGGATGTCAGACCGCGACGCTGCCCAGCATCGCGCTTGCGCCGGTCTTCAACACCACCGTGTCGACGCCATAGGCGATAAATGTGTAGCCCATCGCCCTGGCCGCCTTCACGTCCTCGGCGGTGTTGCAGAACGTGCCGGCGATCTTGCCGGCTTTCTTCGCTGCCTCGCAGATCCGCCGGCCGGCGTCCTGGGTCTCCGCGCCGCTGGGATCGATCTTCGCGCCCTGAGACAGCGCGATGGAGAGATCGCCCGGGCCGACAAACACGCCGTCCAGACCCTTGACCGCCAGAATGTCGTCGAGGGCGTCCAGCCCGGCGCGCGTCTCGATCATGCCCAGAGACAGCGTCTCGGCGTCCGCGCTCATCAGATAGGCCTGCGGCTCCTCCATGCCGCTGAGTTCCATGGCGCGCATGGGACCCCAGCTGCGCCCGCCGGTGGGCGGATATTTCGTGAAGCCGGCGAAGCGCTCGGCGTCCGCGACCGAATTGATCATCGGTGCGATCACCGCCTGAACGCCGAGATCAAGCATGCGGCTGGCGGTGGCGAAATCGTCCACGGGAATGCGGCCCACCGGATGACCACCAGCCAGCACAACGCCGCCAATGGCGTCCCGCACCGAGCCGAGGTCGTGCTGGCCGTGCTGCATGTCCAGCACCACCGCCTCGTAGCCACAGCGCACCATCGCCTCGGCAAGGGCGGGACTGGGAAGGATCGACCAGCCGGTGATCACGGTTTCGCCGGCACGCAACCGGTCCGCCAGCGTTTTTTCAGGCTCGACCATTCTCAATCCCCGACCCTCGTTTGTTTTCGCCACGACAAGGTGACCGGAACCCGTCCGTCACCTCGCATATCGCCGCCGCCGATTGTCCACAGCACCTGCAGATCAGCCAGAATG is a genomic window containing:
- the purB gene encoding adenylosuccinate lyase; translation: MIPRYSRSEMTDIWSPESKFRIWFEIEAHACDALAELGVIPKEAAKTIWEKGGAATFDIDRIDAIERETRHDVIAFLTHLAEIVGPDARFVHQGMTSSDVLDTCLNVQLVKAADLLLADMDALLAAIKRRAFEHKDTVTIGRSHGIHAEPVTFGLKLAQAYAEFERNRARLVAARAEVATCAISGAVGTFANIDPRVEEHVAKAMGLTAEPVSTQVIPRDRHAMFFATLAVVASSVERLATEVRHLQRTEVLEAEEYFAPGQKGSSAMPHKRNPVLTENLTGLARMVRSFALPAMENVALWHERDISHSSVERMIGPDATVTLDFALVRLTGVIDKLLVYPERMLGNMNRLGGLVHSQRILLALTQAGAQREDAYRLVQRNAMKVWDSYQVAGSASVDFLEQLLADADVRKYLSEEQIRERFDLGYHTKNVDVIFKRVFGES
- a CDS encoding alpha/beta hydrolase, translating into MKIAHSEILIVPGLGNSGPDHWQTRWETKLSTAKRVEMGNWDRPHREQWTERLVTAVNAAQRPVVLVGHSLGVVTIAHAAPKFDRGKVAGAYCVALPDIEDASRVPAPTPGFGPIPREKLPFACTLVASQTDPYCPYPKAERIAAEWGAHFESAGDCGHINADSGQGPWPEGLLSFAKFMTRLG
- a CDS encoding aldolase/citrate lyase family protein: MVEPEKTLADRLRAGETVITGWSILPSPALAEAMVRCGYEAVVLDMQHGQHDLGSVRDAIGGVVLAGGHPVGRIPVDDFATASRMLDLGVQAVIAPMINSVADAERFAGFTKYPPTGGRSWGPMRAMELSGMEEPQAYLMSADAETLSLGMIETRAGLDALDDILAVKGLDGVFVGPGDLSIALSQGAKIDPSGAETQDAGRRICEAAKKAGKIAGTFCNTAEDVKAARAMGYTFIAYGVDTVVLKTGASAMLGSVAV
- a CDS encoding metallophosphoesterase family protein: MKLAVVADIHGNVLALEAVLADLKREAPDAVVNLGDCVSGPLWPEQTAAILRETNWPTVRGNHDRVVAAGTIPPSNRTDSFTIERLSAESRSWLQDLPPVIRWTQDMLLCHGTPDDDLTYLCETISGDGMQLAEEAAIEERLGTERAPIVCCGHTHIARLITLSATDQTILNPGSIGLPGYSDGTPSAHKAEAGSPHARYATMERRRDGWRIDLKTVQYDWDKAAAEASRNGRPDWARPLRTGFYGPL